In a genomic window of Thiosocius teredinicola:
- a CDS encoding hypoxanthine-guanine phosphoribosyltransferase: MDELREEVARVMHTADRLYAPQEVEQAFTRMASEINRDMAGRDVVAICVMNGGLVVSGMLIPQLDFPLRVDYMHASRYREKTSGDELHWKVNPSQPMAGKDLLLIDDILDEGYTLAAIIDFLHSQSPASIRSAVAFKKEHDRGVRPPVEYIGLTVPDRYVFGYGMDYKGYWRNAPGVFAVAD; this comes from the coding sequence ATGGATGAACTGCGCGAAGAAGTTGCACGCGTTATGCACACTGCCGACCGTCTGTACGCGCCACAGGAGGTCGAACAGGCTTTCACCCGGATGGCGAGCGAGATCAACCGGGATATGGCGGGCCGCGACGTCGTCGCGATATGTGTAATGAATGGCGGCCTGGTTGTCTCCGGCATGCTGATCCCGCAACTCGACTTTCCGTTGCGCGTTGATTACATGCACGCCAGCCGTTATCGCGAGAAAACGTCGGGCGACGAACTGCACTGGAAGGTGAATCCATCGCAACCGATGGCGGGTAAAGACTTATTGCTGATCGATGACATCCTGGATGAGGGATACACGCTGGCGGCGATTATCGACTTTCTGCATTCACAGTCGCCGGCCAGTATCCGCTCAGCGGTCGCGTTCAAAAAGGAACACGACCGGGGTGTGAGGCCGCCGGTGGAATACATCGGGCTGACGGTACCGGACCGCTACGTGTTCGGCTACGGGATGGATTACAAAGGGTACTGGCGCAATGCGCCGGGTGTTTTTGCGGTAGCGGACTGA
- a CDS encoding S-methyl-5'-thioinosine phosphorylase has product MAKQAQGEHTPVGIIGGSGLTRLHALKVERQEVISTPYGEPSAPLTFGRFDGNPVVFLPRHGAGHTLPPHGVNYRANLWALRHVGVERAIGMAAVGGITSVMAPGVLCVPDQIIDYTWGREHTLYEGDLENVTHIDFTEPYCAELREALLESASQVGVPIYNGGTYAATQGPRLETAAEIKRLERDGCDVVGMTGMPEAALAAELGLCYACLALNVNWAAGKGDGPITMAEIEHNLEQGMGKARKILAAVAAV; this is encoded by the coding sequence ATGGCAAAACAAGCACAGGGTGAACACACGCCGGTCGGCATCATCGGTGGTTCCGGACTGACACGGCTGCATGCGCTCAAAGTCGAACGCCAGGAGGTCATCAGCACACCGTATGGTGAACCGTCGGCGCCTTTGACCTTCGGCCGATTCGACGGCAACCCGGTGGTGTTTCTGCCGCGGCACGGCGCCGGGCACACCTTGCCGCCGCATGGTGTGAACTATCGGGCCAACCTGTGGGCGCTGCGTCACGTCGGTGTCGAAAGGGCAATCGGCATGGCCGCCGTTGGTGGAATAACCTCGGTCATGGCGCCCGGCGTGTTGTGCGTACCGGATCAGATCATCGATTACACCTGGGGGCGTGAGCACACCTTGTACGAGGGCGATCTCGAGAACGTCACCCATATCGACTTTACCGAACCGTATTGTGCCGAGCTGCGCGAGGCGCTGCTCGAATCGGCCAGTCAGGTCGGTGTGCCCATCTACAATGGCGGCACCTATGCGGCGACACAAGGACCGCGACTCGAGACAGCGGCTGAGATCAAGCGTCTGGAAAGAGATGGTTGCGATGTCGTCGGGATGACCGGCATGCCGGAAGCGGCGTTGGCCGCTGAACTGGGCTTGTGCTACGCCTGCCTTGCCTTGAACGTCAACTGGGCCGCCGGCAAAGGCGATGGTCCGATCACCATGGCAGAGATCGAACACAATCTCGAGCAGGGCATGGGAAAGGCCCGCAAGATCCTTGCTGCGGTCGCCGCCGTTTGA
- a CDS encoding DUF7079 family protein, translated as MDPMNDTMREQLWTVLSDCWLDNELGDDDILRIADSVRETGVSEAEYWDICRYELGPFLCRNGFAAAGVWNGFDEGWVISEARRRREHRGLGVYVAGRLGITLHPAKSDLQQIAAAAFADRRRS; from the coding sequence ATGGACCCGATGAACGATACGATGCGAGAACAACTGTGGACGGTGCTTTCCGACTGCTGGCTCGACAACGAATTGGGTGATGACGATATTCTTCGCATCGCCGACTCCGTGCGAGAAACCGGTGTCAGCGAAGCGGAGTACTGGGACATATGCCGCTATGAGTTGGGGCCCTTCTTATGCCGCAACGGATTCGCAGCCGCCGGCGTGTGGAACGGGTTCGATGAGGGCTGGGTGATCAGCGAGGCGCGTCGTCGTCGTGAACACCGAGGTCTCGGCGTTTATGTCGCCGGCAGACTCGGCATTACGCTCCATCCGGCCAAAAGCGACTTACAGCAAATCGCCGCAGCGGCATTTGCAGACCGCCGACGATCGTAG
- a CDS encoding alpha/beta fold hydrolase, translating into MTAQSEEPRLTMVLLPGMDGTGELFAPFLEILGQDVVARVIDYPRDEPMDYDQLTEFVLQRVPNDDQLVILGESFGGPLAVRVADRLGARVAALILCCTFLRNPTPRWAPLMKVAAMFPLNRLPGFAVNHVLLSGLNDSALIRSIQRATASVRSRVLARRLKAVTRLDVSALLAKLTAPVMCIEGTNDNLVAPGTATEVQMLVPSAHTVFIDGPHCVLQVAPKVCVEQIGRFLHALDDN; encoded by the coding sequence ATGACCGCACAGTCAGAAGAACCTCGCCTCACGATGGTGCTGCTGCCGGGCATGGACGGTACGGGCGAACTGTTTGCCCCATTCCTGGAAATTCTCGGTCAAGACGTGGTGGCACGGGTCATCGACTATCCGCGTGACGAACCGATGGACTACGATCAGTTGACCGAGTTCGTGCTGCAGCGGGTTCCCAACGATGATCAACTTGTTATCTTGGGTGAGTCATTCGGCGGTCCGCTGGCTGTCCGAGTGGCAGACCGGCTTGGCGCGCGAGTGGCAGCGCTGATTCTGTGCTGCACCTTTCTGCGCAATCCCACGCCGCGCTGGGCGCCCTTGATGAAGGTGGCAGCGATGTTTCCGTTGAACCGTCTCCCTGGTTTTGCCGTGAACCATGTTCTGCTGAGCGGTCTGAATGACAGCGCACTTATCCGGTCGATACAGCGCGCTACGGCGAGCGTGCGCAGTCGGGTCCTGGCGCGTCGGCTGAAGGCCGTCACTCGTCTCGATGTCTCAGCGCTGCTGGCGAAATTGACTGCACCGGTAATGTGCATCGAAGGCACGAACGACAATCTTGTCGCGCCAGGTACGGCAACCGAGGTACAGATGCTCGTGCCATCCGCGCACACCGTGTTTATCGATGGTCCGCACTGCGTGTTGCAGGTCGCGCCAAAAGTCTGCGTAGAACAGATCGGCCGATTCCTCCATGCGCTTGACGACAACTGA
- a CDS encoding mechanosensitive ion channel domain-containing protein, translating into MSVPLRSTRLFLSVFILVTLFVGIAEAQVPGNVLNAEKENSGSGQEQVDALIKTLEDPTQRKKLIESLRSLSKADNNDSADSTEESGFQTAATQLVETLSDRMSAIAAAGDTLLVAIERLPATAAKWVDSFADPAVRQKRKTKGLHLLVVLGSGFVAAFIVGWIIRRLRGRRGEQPRQRSLTLRVLYLLGRFIVDMLPVVVFAGLTYTLLTVFDVGRDLRLIAIALINASIVSRLVLAVSSFLFAPNAPHLRLWRIGDETTHYLHQWVQRLTFIAVYGFFGLQIGLLMGLQGEIYHILLRLLGLAVLGLLLVLIAQNREAVASAIAGKRQDGEEPISPMSSLRRGLASVWHLVAGIYLILVFGIWAIEMRDGSEFVVKATAISLLVIAVALLIVRAVDRLFDRGLRLSNDLRERFPGLERRLNRYFPVLRKTSKLIVAVFAGLLVADAWGIDALGWLVDGAGRGLLGSTLNVVMILVVSIFVWELASGVIERYLARADEQVMGRYRSPRTRTLLTVGRNALLVLVTVVATLMVLSELGINIAPLLAGAGVVGLAIGFGAQRLVQDVINGVFILFQDLMSVGDIVKLGDYSGVVEALSIRTVRLRDLAGVVHTVPFSSIEGVSNLTREFSFHVFDLGIAYREDVDEVIELIKSIGAEMREDETLKPLILEDLEVFGLDAFGDSAIVIKGRIKTRPIKQWQVGRAFNRLIKQRFDEAGIEIPFPHRTLYFGVDKDGNAPPAYIQLENMMREAAREPEPSATR; encoded by the coding sequence ATGTCGGTCCCGCTGCGCTCGACGCGCTTGTTCCTTTCCGTTTTCATTCTTGTGACACTTTTTGTTGGCATTGCCGAAGCGCAGGTGCCCGGCAACGTGCTGAATGCGGAGAAGGAAAATTCAGGGTCCGGCCAGGAGCAGGTCGATGCCTTGATCAAAACGCTGGAAGACCCTACGCAGCGCAAAAAGCTGATCGAGTCTCTGCGGAGTCTTTCCAAGGCCGACAACAACGACAGCGCCGATTCAACGGAAGAATCGGGATTTCAGACGGCCGCGACACAGTTGGTGGAGACGCTATCGGACCGGATGTCGGCAATTGCGGCCGCGGGCGACACGCTGCTTGTCGCGATTGAACGTTTGCCCGCTACGGCTGCGAAATGGGTCGATTCATTCGCTGATCCGGCGGTACGCCAGAAGCGGAAGACCAAAGGCCTGCACCTGCTCGTCGTGCTCGGCAGTGGCTTCGTTGCAGCGTTCATTGTCGGCTGGATCATTCGGCGCCTGCGCGGACGACGCGGCGAGCAGCCGCGGCAACGCTCGCTGACGCTGCGTGTCCTGTATCTTCTGGGTCGCTTCATCGTCGACATGCTGCCGGTCGTCGTGTTTGCCGGGTTAACCTACACCTTGCTGACGGTCTTCGACGTCGGTCGCGACCTGCGTCTGATCGCGATTGCATTGATCAACGCGTCGATCGTCTCCCGCCTGGTATTGGCCGTGTCGTCGTTTCTGTTCGCACCGAATGCGCCGCATCTTCGCTTGTGGCGCATCGGCGACGAAACAACGCACTATCTGCACCAATGGGTTCAACGCCTCACGTTCATTGCGGTGTACGGGTTCTTTGGTCTGCAGATCGGCCTGTTGATGGGGCTGCAGGGCGAGATCTACCACATCCTTCTGCGACTGTTGGGGCTAGCGGTGCTGGGCCTGCTGTTGGTGCTGATCGCACAGAACCGCGAAGCCGTTGCGTCGGCGATTGCCGGTAAGCGTCAGGACGGGGAAGAGCCTATCTCTCCGATGTCGTCGCTGCGCCGCGGATTGGCGAGCGTCTGGCATCTGGTCGCCGGCATCTACCTCATTCTCGTGTTCGGCATCTGGGCAATCGAGATGCGCGATGGCTCCGAGTTCGTCGTCAAAGCGACGGCGATCTCCTTGCTGGTCATCGCCGTGGCCTTGTTGATCGTGCGCGCGGTCGATCGCCTGTTCGATCGTGGCCTGCGGCTCTCCAACGACCTGCGTGAGCGTTTCCCTGGCCTCGAGCGACGTTTGAATCGCTACTTTCCCGTGTTGCGCAAGACAAGCAAGCTCATTGTTGCCGTGTTTGCCGGGCTGCTTGTGGCGGATGCGTGGGGCATCGATGCCTTGGGTTGGTTGGTCGATGGTGCAGGGCGGGGGTTGCTCGGCTCGACACTCAATGTGGTCATGATACTGGTCGTATCGATCTTCGTTTGGGAACTGGCCAGTGGGGTTATCGAACGTTATCTGGCGAGAGCCGATGAACAGGTGATGGGCCGCTATCGATCGCCGCGCACCCGCACCCTGCTGACGGTAGGTCGTAACGCCTTGCTGGTTTTGGTCACGGTGGTTGCAACCCTGATGGTGTTGTCCGAACTGGGCATCAACATCGCGCCGTTGCTGGCTGGGGCAGGGGTGGTCGGTCTGGCGATCGGCTTCGGTGCGCAACGTCTGGTGCAGGATGTGATCAACGGTGTGTTCATCCTGTTTCAGGACCTGATGTCGGTGGGTGACATCGTCAAACTCGGCGACTATTCAGGTGTCGTCGAGGCCCTGTCGATCCGCACCGTGCGCTTGCGCGACCTGGCCGGCGTCGTCCACACCGTGCCGTTCAGTTCGATCGAAGGCGTCAGCAACCTGACTCGCGAGTTCTCGTTCCACGTATTCGATCTCGGTATCGCTTACCGCGAAGACGTCGATGAGGTTATCGAACTGATCAAGTCGATCGGTGCCGAGATGCGCGAAGATGAAACACTGAAACCGTTGATCCTCGAAGACCTTGAGGTGTTCGGCCTGGACGCCTTCGGCGATTCGGCGATCGTTATCAAGGGCCGTATCAAGACCCGACCGATCAAGCAGTGGCAGGTCGGTCGTGCATTCAATCGCCTGATCAAGCAGCGTTTCGACGAGGCCGGTATCGAGATACCTTTCCCGCATCGCACGCTGTACTTCGGCGTCGACAAGGACGGCAATGCACCGCCAGCTTACATCCAGCTCGAAAACATGATGAGAGAAGCAGCCAGGGAGCCTGAACCGTCCGCGACGCGTTGA
- a CDS encoding TonB-dependent hemoglobin/transferrin/lactoferrin family receptor codes for MRGAAIGLTALCVSASPANGDQLAGTAVLQPLKVTATKSERDPFSSPESISVVDRQQIEAQQAVYLGDLLDDLPNVSIAGGPRGIAQQVVIRGVGDERVVFLVDGARQNYSRAHSGRVFVDAQLLKQVDVLRGPASALWGSGAVGGVVALTTKDAIDLLDPGERAGAMLRLGYQSVTDQTIVGGSAYGVFGESLDVLVDVSGREADDVELGDDTTLAHSAFDMQSYLGKVTWNHATGHTLGLALQGYEEQGEVPSNPQTAGTPDDLVDSETRQRNASLRYAFDAEGDTGLWHPSLLFYRNATDVTERRLVDDRQDDTEVVTHGIDARNRMYFATGPVRHALIAGADYFNDEAEASRNGAPRDSFPDAEQSVLGAYVQDEMVFADRWTLTPALRWDRYRSEADGLGGESQEASELSKKLTLSYEVNSWLSVHASYAEAFRAPAISELFVSGTHFTCGPGCANLFVPNTDLEPEKAHNKEIGIRLHKSGLWADGDRASAKLNVFRNDVDDFIDQIVNFTFVPVPGNPGAGGVSYFENVTEARLQGFEAELGYEVANWRLDVGHGQTRGDNLTTDEPLASIPADELTLGVGYTWPAHALSLQWKSRFVSDQDRVPEGIEATDSYQLHGVGLTWRPRWNGKDRVRIDLGVDNLFDEDYRPHLSVLKGPGRNVKASIAMRF; via the coding sequence TTGCGCGGTGCGGCCATCGGCCTGACCGCGCTGTGCGTATCCGCATCGCCGGCCAATGGCGATCAGCTTGCCGGTACGGCGGTATTGCAACCGCTCAAGGTCACGGCGACCAAGAGTGAGCGTGATCCGTTCAGCTCTCCAGAATCGATCAGCGTGGTCGATCGTCAACAGATCGAGGCGCAACAGGCGGTGTACCTCGGCGACCTGCTCGACGATCTGCCCAACGTCAGTATCGCGGGCGGTCCTCGCGGCATCGCACAGCAGGTGGTGATCCGCGGCGTCGGCGATGAACGCGTGGTGTTCCTGGTCGACGGTGCGCGGCAGAACTATTCACGTGCGCATAGCGGTCGCGTGTTCGTCGATGCACAGCTGTTGAAGCAGGTCGACGTATTGCGCGGTCCGGCCTCGGCGTTGTGGGGTAGCGGTGCGGTTGGCGGCGTGGTTGCGCTGACGACCAAGGACGCCATCGACCTGCTCGATCCCGGCGAGCGCGCCGGAGCGATGCTGCGCCTCGGCTATCAGAGTGTCACCGATCAGACGATCGTCGGCGGCAGCGCTTACGGGGTGTTCGGCGAGTCGCTCGATGTGTTGGTCGATGTCAGCGGACGCGAAGCCGACGATGTCGAACTGGGTGACGACACCACCTTGGCGCATTCGGCATTCGATATGCAGTCTTATCTCGGCAAGGTCACCTGGAATCACGCTACCGGCCACACGCTGGGCCTGGCATTGCAGGGTTACGAAGAACAGGGCGAGGTGCCGTCCAATCCGCAGACCGCCGGCACACCGGATGATCTGGTCGACAGCGAGACGCGCCAACGCAACGCCTCGCTGCGCTACGCCTTCGACGCCGAAGGCGATACAGGCCTGTGGCATCCATCGTTGCTGTTCTACCGCAACGCCACCGACGTCACCGAGCGGCGCCTGGTCGACGATCGCCAGGACGACACCGAGGTGGTCACGCATGGCATCGATGCACGCAACCGCATGTATTTTGCAACAGGGCCGGTGCGGCACGCCTTGATCGCAGGCGCCGACTATTTCAACGACGAGGCCGAAGCCAGTCGCAACGGCGCACCGCGCGATTCCTTTCCCGACGCGGAACAGTCCGTGCTGGGCGCCTACGTGCAGGACGAGATGGTGTTCGCCGATCGCTGGACCCTGACCCCCGCCTTGCGTTGGGACCGATACCGCAGCGAGGCGGACGGTCTTGGCGGTGAATCGCAGGAGGCAAGTGAGCTGTCGAAGAAGCTGACGCTGAGCTACGAGGTGAACAGCTGGTTGTCGGTGCATGCCTCGTACGCCGAGGCATTCCGTGCACCGGCGATCAGCGAGTTGTTCGTATCGGGCACCCATTTCACCTGCGGGCCGGGATGCGCCAACCTGTTCGTTCCCAACACCGATCTCGAGCCGGAGAAGGCGCACAACAAGGAAATCGGCATTCGCCTGCACAAGTCCGGTCTGTGGGCGGACGGTGACCGGGCGTCGGCGAAGCTCAATGTGTTCCGCAACGATGTCGACGACTTCATCGATCAGATCGTCAATTTCACCTTCGTCCCGGTGCCGGGTAATCCGGGGGCAGGCGGCGTCAGCTATTTCGAGAACGTCACCGAAGCACGTCTACAGGGTTTCGAGGCCGAGCTCGGCTACGAGGTGGCCAACTGGCGTCTCGACGTCGGCCATGGCCAGACCCGCGGAGACAACCTCACCACCGATGAACCGCTTGCCAGCATCCCTGCGGACGAACTCACGCTGGGGGTGGGTTACACCTGGCCGGCACATGCCTTGTCGCTGCAGTGGAAAAGCCGGTTCGTGTCCGATCAGGATCGCGTACCCGAAGGCATCGAGGCGACCGACAGCTATCAACTGCACGGTGTCGGGCTGACCTGGCGTCCGCGTTGGAACGGCAAAGACCGGGTACGCATCGACCTTGGCGTCGACAACCTGTTCGACGAGGACTATCGCCCGCACTTGTCGGTGCTGAAGGGACCGGGTCGCAACGTCAAGGCGTCGATCGCGATGCGCTTCTGA
- a CDS encoding ChuX/HutX family heme-like substrate-binding protein, which produces MRGALDCDTDVHEALRDRWYRLRHDNPKLRIRDAARLLDVSEMHLVSLGCGESATRLSDHWLAMVAQFADFGDVMALTRNDLAVHELTGHYVAGFGKAGELNELGGSERRLDLEQWAFAFAVCEPTAASNRYSIQFFDHVGDAVHKVYLTDRSDRAEYAAFVSRFRAQDQRPGSEPVALTTAGDLSSGLAAASDGVAGDHQQRSLSTNAVSTLLAIAAERGLDVLVDVANAGALQRYAGRISNTCVTGPWFNVLDKAFSLHLREDGIARVALTASGDDTRAIAVRAYDSRGASICGLSIRTAKDRFSQHALQLALNSLRAPTTDAVADSAEQPA; this is translated from the coding sequence ATGAGAGGCGCACTGGATTGCGACACCGATGTCCACGAAGCTTTGCGTGATCGTTGGTACCGGTTACGACACGACAATCCCAAGCTGCGCATCCGCGATGCCGCACGCTTGTTGGACGTCAGCGAGATGCACCTGGTATCGCTCGGCTGCGGCGAGAGCGCGACGCGATTGTCCGACCACTGGCTGGCGATGGTCGCCCAGTTCGCCGATTTCGGTGATGTGATGGCGCTGACGCGAAACGATCTGGCCGTGCACGAGTTGACCGGCCACTATGTGGCGGGTTTCGGCAAGGCCGGTGAGCTGAACGAACTTGGCGGCAGCGAGCGCCGCCTCGATCTGGAGCAATGGGCGTTCGCGTTTGCCGTGTGCGAACCCACCGCAGCGTCGAACCGCTACAGCATTCAGTTCTTCGATCATGTCGGCGACGCCGTACACAAGGTGTATCTGACCGATCGTAGCGATCGTGCGGAATACGCGGCCTTTGTATCGCGTTTTCGCGCCCAGGATCAGCGCCCCGGCAGTGAGCCTGTCGCGTTGACCACGGCCGGCGATCTGTCCTCCGGCTTGGCGGCGGCGAGCGATGGTGTCGCCGGCGACCACCAACAACGCTCGCTGTCGACCAACGCTGTGTCGACATTGCTCGCGATTGCCGCCGAGCGCGGGCTCGACGTGCTGGTCGATGTGGCCAACGCAGGCGCACTGCAACGCTACGCCGGCAGAATCAGCAACACCTGCGTCACCGGCCCCTGGTTCAACGTGCTGGACAAAGCATTCAGCCTGCACCTGCGCGAGGACGGCATTGCGCGTGTTGCGTTGACGGCAAGCGGCGACGACACCCGTGCGATTGCAGTGCGCGCCTACGACAGCCGCGGCGCAAGCATCTGTGGTTTGTCGATCCGCACCGCGAAAGACCGCTTTTCGCAGCATGCCCTGCAGTTGGCGCTGAACTCGCTGCGCGCACCGACAACCGACGCTGTCGCCGACAGTGCCGAGCAACCCGCTTAG
- a CDS encoding HugZ family pyridoxamine 5'-phosphate oxidase produces MNAQIDELENVQIELTALRRSFSTLQLATVNPLGEPDASYAAYVEHDGNYYVFISELASHTCNLLHNRRASVLFIENEAEADHLLARKRLSYQCAAERVERNRDEFDQVLEQFAFRFGNLIDTLRGLRDFHLFRLTPVRGLYVAGFAKAYAMDADDLGRLRHLRDRGHQRVADDTGAN; encoded by the coding sequence ATGAACGCCCAGATCGACGAACTCGAAAACGTGCAGATAGAGCTCACTGCGCTGCGTCGCAGCTTTTCGACCCTGCAACTGGCGACGGTCAACCCGCTCGGCGAACCCGATGCCAGCTATGCCGCGTATGTCGAACACGACGGCAACTACTATGTCTTCATCAGCGAACTGGCCTCGCATACCTGCAACCTGCTGCACAATCGGCGCGCCAGCGTGTTGTTCATCGAGAACGAAGCCGAGGCGGATCACCTGCTGGCACGCAAGCGGCTCAGCTATCAGTGCGCGGCCGAGCGTGTCGAACGCAATCGGGACGAGTTCGATCAGGTGTTGGAGCAGTTCGCGTTCAGGTTCGGCAACCTGATCGACACCTTGCGCGGATTGCGCGATTTCCACCTGTTCCGATTGACCCCGGTAAGAGGCCTTTACGTGGCGGGCTTCGCCAAGGCCTACGCGATGGATGCCGACGATCTCGGTCGCTTGCGCCACCTGCGCGATCGCGGTCACCAACGCGTCGCTGACGATACGGGCGCGAACTGA
- a CDS encoding heme/hemin ABC transporter substrate-binding protein has protein sequence MFRLGYSTLVVGVLLALLLSNVRAVAQQQERRIVVVGGALTEIVYALGEQADVVGVDTTSQWPSATKALPNVGYQRALSAEGVASLTPSLMLVSDDAGPPGVLQRLRESGMRIETVAYKDTEDGLVRKVLHVSRVLGVPQRGAQLAGELARLMDLQAERVATFSSRPRAAFLLSVGKGNHLATGTDTTADAFIRLAGGVNALGGYSGYKPVNAEAMIEAAPEVLLTTADSLEQVGGVDGLLALPGVAATPAGRSRRIIALDGLYLLGFGPRTPQALAELTDRLHAHRVADSRVDTP, from the coding sequence ATGTTCAGACTCGGCTACAGTACCTTGGTCGTCGGTGTGCTCCTGGCGTTGCTGCTGTCAAACGTTCGCGCCGTTGCCCAGCAGCAGGAGCGGCGGATCGTCGTGGTTGGTGGCGCATTGACCGAGATCGTTTACGCCCTGGGTGAACAGGCCGACGTCGTCGGTGTCGATACCACCAGCCAGTGGCCATCCGCGACCAAAGCATTGCCCAATGTTGGCTATCAGCGTGCCCTATCGGCAGAAGGCGTGGCCTCGCTGACGCCGTCGTTGATGCTGGTCAGTGACGATGCCGGTCCGCCGGGTGTACTGCAGCGGCTGCGCGAAAGCGGCATGCGTATCGAAACGGTTGCCTACAAAGACACCGAAGATGGCTTGGTGCGCAAGGTGCTGCATGTCAGCCGGGTGCTCGGGGTGCCGCAACGCGGCGCACAGCTGGCGGGTGAACTGGCGCGCCTGATGGATCTTCAGGCGGAACGCGTTGCGACGTTCAGCAGCAGGCCGAGGGCGGCGTTTCTGCTGAGCGTCGGTAAGGGCAACCATCTGGCGACGGGCACCGACACGACCGCCGATGCCTTCATCCGCCTGGCCGGCGGCGTCAACGCGCTTGGCGGATACAGTGGTTACAAGCCGGTGAATGCCGAGGCGATGATCGAAGCAGCCCCCGAGGTACTGCTGACGACCGCCGACTCACTCGAACAGGTGGGTGGTGTCGACGGCCTGCTGGCGCTGCCCGGTGTCGCGGCGACACCCGCCGGCAGATCCAGACGCATCATCGCGCTCGACGGGCTTTACCTGCTCGGGTTCGGGCCGCGCACACCGCAGGCCCTGGCCGAACTGACCGACAGGCTGCACGCGCACCGCGTGGCCGACAGCCGGGTCGACACACCATGA
- a CDS encoding FecCD family ABC transporter permease gives MNTATIAQRVRFDWAMPSRAVLGIAVSAALLLIAVVASLSVGAVKIPPASIVDIIAGAWGDATRSDDAQAFVLLQIRLPRTLLAVLVGASLAIAGAAMQGLFRNPLADPTLIGVSAGAALGAVSVIVLGGSLFSIAWLGASAVPLAAFVGSLLATAVVKRLATSEGRTDVATLLLAGVAVQAVAMAGVGLLTYLADDAQLRTLSFWTLGSLGGAGWSSLLFAAPLMLAAILIIPVKAAALNAMLLGEAEAGHLGFDTQRLKRVLVLLVSGAVGAAVAVSGIIGFVGLVVPHLLRLIVGPDHRWLLPGSALLGAALMLSADLLARTLVVPAELPIGIITALLGGPFFIWLLVRRRQEIGV, from the coding sequence ATGAACACCGCGACCATCGCACAGCGCGTGCGCTTTGACTGGGCCATGCCGTCACGCGCCGTGCTCGGCATTGCCGTGTCGGCAGCACTGCTGTTGATTGCGGTGGTCGCTTCGCTGTCGGTCGGTGCGGTCAAGATACCGCCGGCATCGATTGTCGACATCATCGCCGGTGCATGGGGCGATGCGACGCGCTCGGACGATGCGCAGGCGTTCGTGCTGTTGCAGATTCGCCTGCCGCGCACGCTGCTGGCGGTGCTGGTCGGCGCTTCATTGGCCATCGCCGGGGCGGCCATGCAAGGGTTGTTTCGCAATCCATTGGCTGACCCGACCTTGATCGGTGTGTCGGCGGGCGCGGCATTGGGCGCGGTGAGTGTGATCGTGTTGGGCGGCTCCCTGTTCAGCATTGCGTGGTTGGGCGCCTCGGCTGTACCGCTGGCCGCTTTCGTCGGCAGTCTGCTGGCAACCGCGGTGGTGAAAAGGCTGGCGACCAGCGAGGGGCGCACCGATGTGGCGACGCTGTTGCTCGCCGGCGTTGCGGTGCAGGCCGTCGCGATGGCCGGTGTCGGCCTGCTGACTTATCTCGCCGACGATGCCCAGCTGCGCACGCTGTCGTTCTGGACCCTGGGTAGCCTGGGCGGTGCCGGGTGGTCATCGCTGTTGTTCGCCGCGCCGTTGATGCTGGCGGCGATCCTGATCATTCCGGTCAAGGCTGCGGCGCTCAATGCGATGTTGTTGGGCGAGGCCGAGGCAGGCCACCTGGGCTTCGATACGCAACGCCTGAAGCGCGTGCTCGTGTTGCTGGTCAGCGGCGCAGTGGGTGCCGCCGTTGCCGTCAGCGGCATCATCGGTTTCGTCGGCCTGGTCGTGCCGCACCTGTTGCGCTTGATCGTCGGACCGGATCACCGCTGGTTGCTGCCAGGGTCGGCCTTGTTGGGTGCGGCGCTAATGCTGTCTGCCGATCTGCTGGCGCGTACCCTGGTCGTGCCGGCCGAGTTGCCGATCGGCATCATCACGGCGCTGTTGGGCGGGCCTTTCTTCATCTGGCTGCTCGTCAGGCGTCGCCAGGAGATCGGCGTATGA